A region from the Corylus avellana chromosome ca7, CavTom2PMs-1.0 genome encodes:
- the LOC132186778 gene encoding polyadenylate-binding protein-interacting protein 3-like: MNLQQAVQPKLSANGFGRRRGERELGTRLENKSQSGKSNPSRSTNTGAMTGVKAGGYGSPSRDRVVYVTTRLIGHQVEVQVKDGSIYSGIFHATNTTEKDFGIILKMARLTKDGSVRGQKATAESVSKAPSKTFIIPGKELVQVVAKGVSVTRDELSHEVQHEKQQELMLDSSISQSRYVEMERELEPWVPGEDDPQFPELDNIFDDPWHRGWDQFETNETLFGVKSTFDEEIYTTKLERGPNMDELEKRALRIAREIEGEETRDLHLAEERGVSLHEDFDIDEETRFSSVYRGKGVDDSEYEEHEDMLLDSCNTETFGGSDSATKSSIDLTIGKSNDGARTSSSSSSKDQAHSSQSSTGLDVCRFGSHDHAKQLASELPFKSFPASDGERRVHENRVSEHGDNNNAKELEEKKMLAEDAHLSKSEDSRPSLIKKKDGSDIGGLSPDATSYAASSGVLSKGHEKMSFPGEHSESNVSGKLHGEPQSLNSRGQPGSSASSSSDCASSALAFSGPGLSPSSSVGSLSSEKSTLNPHAKEFKLNPNAKSFVPSQPPVRPQSPVSDGSFYFPPNVPAVPHMSGMPLGIGPSYPGHQPVIFNPQLAPMQSPPYFHANGPQYGPQMLVGHPRQQVLYMPSYQHEMPYKGRDF; encoded by the exons ATGAATCTACAACAAGCTGTGCAACCTAAATTATCTGCTAATGGTTTTGGCCGTCGAAGAGGTGAAAGAGAATTAGGCACTAGGCTGGAGAATAAGTCACAGTCTGGAAAATCAAATCCCAGCAGATCAACAAATACTG GGGCAATGACTGGTGTCAAAGCTGGTGGTTATGGGAGTCCTTCACGCGACAGGGTAGTATATGTAACTACTAGACTTATTGGGCATCAAGTGGAAGTCCAGGTGAAAGATGGGTCTATATACTCTGGAATATTTCATGCAACAAACACTACTGAAAAAGATTTTG GAATCATCTTGAAAATGGCGCGCTTGACAAAGGATGGTTCTGTACGAGGGCAGAAGGCTACTGCAGAGTCTGTTAGCAAGGCTCCTTCAAAGACTTTTATCATACCTGGCAAAGAGCTTGTACAAGTTGTTGCAAAG GGGGTGTCTGTAACCAGGGATGAGTTATCGCATGAAGTCCAACATGAAAAGCAGCAGGAGCTTATGCTGGACTCCTCCATATCACAATCTCGATATGTTGAGATGGAGAGAGAACTAGAACCCTGGGTCCCTGGTGAAGATGATCCTCAATTTCCTGAACTGGATAATATATTTGATGACCCTTGGCATAG GGGCTGGGATCAGTTTGAAACCAATGAAACATTATTTGGAGTAAAAAGCACCTTTGATGAGGAAATCTATACAACAAAACTTGAGAGAGGTCCTAATATGGATGAGTTGGAAAAGAGAGCTTTAAGAATAGCTAGAGAAATTGAGGGCGAGGAAACCCGAGATCTTCATTTAGCAGAG GAGAGAGGCGTTTCATTGCATGAAGATTTTGATATTGATGAGGAGACTAGATTCTCTTCTGTCTACAGGGGTAAGGGGGTTGATGATAGTGAGTATGAAGAACATGAAGATATGTTGTTAGATTCATGTAATACGGAAACCTTTGGTGGTTCTGATTCTGCCACTAAGAGTTCCATTGATTTGACTATTGGGAAAAGCAATGATGGAGCTCGGACTTCGTCAAGCTCTTCGTCTAAG GATCAAGCACATTCTTCCCAATCAAGTACTGGCTTGGATGTATGCCGCTTTGGTTCTCATGATCATGCTAAACAGCTGGCATCTGAACTTCCTTTTAAAAGCTTTCCTGCTTCAGACGGCGAACGCAG GGTCCATGAGAATCGAGTCAGTGAACATGGAGACAATAATAATGCAAAGGAGttggaagagaagaagatg CTAGCTGAGGATGCACACTTGTCAAAGTCTGAGG ATTCACGGCCATCACTGATTAAGAAGAAAGACGGCTCTGATATAGGGGGATTATCCCCTGATGCCACCTCTTACGCTGCATCATCTGGTGTTCTATCGAAGGGTCATGAAAAGATGAGTTTTCCTGGTGAACATTCTGAGAGTAATGTATCTGGGAAATTGCATGGAGAACCACAATCTCTAAACTCTCGTGGACAACCAGGTAGTTCTGCATCATCCAGTTCCGATTGTGCAAGCAGTGCCCTGGCTTTTAGTGGGCCTGGTTTATCACCAAGTTCATCAGTGGGTTCTTTATCTTCTGAAAAGTCAACCCTGAATCCCCATGCTAAG GAATTTAAACTTAATCCTAATGCAAAGAGCTTTGTTCCATCTCAACCGCCTGTTAGGCCTCAGTCCCCTGTTTCTGATGGTTCTTTCTATTTTCCACCAAATGTTCCTGCTGTGCCGCATATGTCTGGCATGCCACTTGGA ATTGGACCCTCATATCCTGGGCACCAGCCTGTTATATTTAATCCACAGCTTGCACCAATGCAGTCACCGCCATATTTCCATGCTAATGGGCCTCAG TATGGGCCACAAATGCTTGTTGGCCACCCTAGGCAGCAAGTCTTGTACATGCCAAGCTACCAACAT GAAATGCCATACAAAGGCCGAGATTTTTAG
- the LOC132187250 gene encoding phospholipid:diacylglycerol acyltransferase 1-like: protein MPLTRRRNPAETDKNSGPDSDNRNEKSEEEGEAENDNRKHKNKKKKSAVAKAKQVEAKRNKWSCVDSCCWLIGCICTIWWVLLFLYKVMPSSFPQYVTEAITGPLPDPPGVKLRKEGLRVKHPVVFVPGIVTGGLELWEGHQCADGLFRKRLWGGTFGEVYKRPLCWVEHMCLDNETGMDPPGIRVRAVAGLVAADYFAPGYFVWAVLIANLASIGYEEKNMYMASYDWRISFQNTEVRDQTLSQIKSKIELMVATSGGKKAVIVPHSMGVLYFLHFMKWVEAPAPMGGGGGPDWCSKHIKAVMNIGGPFLGVPKAVAGLFSAEAKDVAVARAIAPGFLDNDLFRLQTLQYVMKMSRTWDSTMSMIPKGGDTIWGDLDWSPEEGCVPSMRRRRQNVTENLASQSRNVKYGRIISFGKEVAEAESSDIERTDFRGAIKGRNVANSTCRDVWTEYHDMGIEGVRAVAEHKVYTASSVLDLFNFVAPKMMARGSAHFSYGIADNLDDPKYNHYKYWSNPLETRLPNAPDMEIFSMYGVGIPTERGYVYKQSTSAECYIPFQIDPTADSEDEDGCLKDGVYTVEGDETVPVLSAGFMCAKGWRGKTRFNPSGIRTYNREYDHSPPASLLEGRGTQSGAHVDIMGNFALIEDILRVAAGATGEDLGGDQVYTDIFKWSEKINVQL, encoded by the exons ATGCCTCTCACTCGGCGAAGAAACCCCGCCGAAACCGACAAGAATTCGGGTCCCGATTCCGATAACCGAAACGAAAAATccgaagaagaaggagaagcgGAAAACGATAACAGGAAgcacaagaacaagaagaagaagagtgccgTAGCGAAGGCCAAGCAGGTCGAGGCGAAGAGGAACAAGTGGTCGTGCGTGGACAGCTGCTGTTGGTTGATCGGCTGCATTTGCACGATTTGGTGGGTGTTGCTATTTCTGTACAAGGTCATGCCGTCCTCGTTCCCGCAGTACGTGACGGAGGCGATAACGGGGCCGCTGCCGGACCCGCCGGGCGTGAAGCTGAGGAAAGAGGGGCTGCGGGTTAAGCATCCGGTGGTGTTCGTTCCTGGGATCGTCACCGGCGGGCTCGAGTTGTGGGAGGGGCACCAGTGCGCCGACGGACTTTTCCGGAAGCGCCTCTGGGGCGGTACGTTCGGCGAAGTGTATAAAAG ACCTTTATGCTGGGTAGAGCATATGTGTCTGGATAATGAAACTGGAATGGATCCTCCTGGTATAAGGGTCCGAGCAGTAGCTGGACTTGTGGCTGCTGATTATTTTGCTCCAGGCTATTTTGTATGGGCAGTTCTAATTGCTAACTTGGCTAGCATCGGTTATGAGGAGAAAAACATGTATATGGCTTCATATGATTGGAGAATCTCATTTCAGAATACTGAG GTACGGGATCAAACATTAAGCCAGATAAAAAGTAAGATAGAGCTGATGGTTGCTACAAGTGGTGGCAAAAAGGCAGTTATAGTTCCTCATTCAATGGGTGTATTGTATTTTCTGCATTTTATGAAGTGGGTTGAGGCACCAGCTCCAATGGGCGGAGGGGGAGGACCAGATTGGTGTTCTAAGCATATAAAGGCGGTGATGAATATCGGTGGACCATTTTTGGGTGTTCCAAAAGCTGTTGCAGGACTTTTCTCTGCTGAAGCCAAGGATGTTGCAGTTGCCag GGCTATTGCACCAGGTTTCTTGGATAATGATCTATTTCGGCTCCAAACGTTGCAATATGTGATGAAGATGAGCCGCACGTGGGATTCAACCATGTCAATGATACCCAAAGGTGGGGACACCATATGGGGTGATCTTGATTGGTCACCAGAGGAAGGTTGTGTTCCTAGCATGAGAAGGCGAAGACAAAATGTGACAGAAAATCTGGCTTCACAATCAAGAAATGTTAAATATGGGAGGATTATATCATTTGGTAAAGAAGTGGCAGAAGCAGAGTCGTCTGATATTGAGAGGACTGACTTTCGG GGTGCCATTAAGGGTCGTAATGTTGCAAATTCTACCTGTCGTGATGTGTGGACTGAATACCATGACATGGGAATTGAGGGTGTCAGAGCTGTTGCAGAACATAAAGTTTACACTGCTAGTTCAGTTTTAGATCTGTTTAATTTTGTTGCTCCAAAAATGATGGCACGTGGCAGTGCTCATTTTTCTTATGGAATTGCTGACAATTTGGATGACCCAAAATACAACCATTATAAATACTGGTCAAATCCCTTGGAGACAAG ACTGCCAAATGCTCCTGACATGGAAATCTTTTCAATGTATGGAGTTGGAATACCAACAGAAAGAGGCTATGTGTACAAGCAATCTACTTCTGCTGAATGCTACATTCCATTTCAGATTGATCCTACAGCCGACAGTGAAGATGAAGATGGCTGTCTGAAGGATGGAGTCTACACTGTCGAGGGGGATGAGACTGTGCCTGTTTTAAGTGCAGGCTTCATGTGTGCAAAAGGATGGCGTGGGAAAACAAGATTTAATCCTTCAGGAATCCGAACATACAACAGGGAATATGATCATTCTCCTCCAGCCAGTCTGCTAGAGGGCCGTGGCACCCAAAGTGGTGCTCATGTTGATATAATGGGGAATTTTGCTTTAATCGAAGATATTCTTAGGGTGGCAGCTGGGGCTACAGGGGAAGACTTGGGAGGTGATCAGGTTTACACAGACATCTTCAAATGGTCTGAGAAGATAAATGTACAGTTGTGA
- the LOC132188388 gene encoding PHD finger protein ALFIN-LIKE 4-like isoform X2, whose translation MDGGTQYNPRTVEEVFRDFKGRRAGMIKALTTDVEEFYQQCDPEKENLCLYGFPSEQWEVNLPAEEVPPELPEPALGINFARDGMQEKDWLSLVAVHSDAWLLSVAFYFGARFGFDKADRKRLFNMMNDLPTIFEVVTGTAKKQVKEKSSVSNHGSSKSKSNSKSRPSEPPGKYSKASQAKDEDEVLDEEDEDEHGETLCGACGENYASDEFWICCDICEKWFHGKCVKITPARAEHIKQYKCPSCSNKRARP comes from the exons atggATGGAGGAACACAGTACAACCCGCGCACAGTGGAGGAGGTCTTTAGGGATTTCAAGGGCCGCCGAGCTGGCATGATCAAAGCCCTCACTACTg ATGTTGAAGAATTCTATCAGCAGTGTGATCCAG AGAAGGAGAATCTATGCTTGTATGGCTTTCCTAGTGAGCAATGGGAAGTCAATTTACCTGCCGAAGAAGTGCCTCCCGAGCTCCCAGAGCCTGCACTGGGAATTAACTTTGCGAGAGATGGCATGCAAGAAAAGGATTGGTTATCTTTGGTTGCTGTCCACAGCGATGCGTGGCTGCTTTCTGTTGCCTTCTATTTTGGTGCCAGATTTGGATTTGATAAGGCTGATAG GAAGCGACTCTTTAATATGATGAATGATCTTCCAACAATTTTTGAAGTTGTGACTGGTACTGCCAAGAAACAAGTAAAGGAGAAGTCATCTGTATCAAATCATGGTAGCAGCAAATCCAAGTCGAACTCCAAATCG CGGCCATCAGAACCTCCGGGGAAATATTCGAAAGCTTCACAGGCAAAGGACGAAGATGAGGTCTTGGACGAGGAAGACGAAGATGAGCACGGAGAGACCTTGTGTGGAGCCTGTGGAGAGAACTACGCATCAGACGAATTTTGGATTTGCTGTGACATCTGCGAGAAGTGGTTCCATGGCAAGTGTGTGAAGATTACTCCTGCTAGGGCTGAGCATATTAAGCAGTACAAGTGCCCATCATGCAGCAACAAGAGAGCTCGCCCTTGA
- the LOC132188388 gene encoding PHD finger protein ALFIN-LIKE 4-like isoform X1, translating to MDGGTQYNPRTVEEVFRDFKGRRAGMIKALTTDVEEFYQQCDPEKENLCLYGFPSEQWEVNLPAEEVPPELPEPALGINFARDGMQEKDWLSLVAVHSDAWLLSVAFYFGARFGFDKADRKRLFNMMNDLPTIFEVVTGTAKKQVKEKSSVSNHGSSKSKSNSKSQRPSEPPGKYSKASQAKDEDEVLDEEDEDEHGETLCGACGENYASDEFWICCDICEKWFHGKCVKITPARAEHIKQYKCPSCSNKRARP from the exons atggATGGAGGAACACAGTACAACCCGCGCACAGTGGAGGAGGTCTTTAGGGATTTCAAGGGCCGCCGAGCTGGCATGATCAAAGCCCTCACTACTg ATGTTGAAGAATTCTATCAGCAGTGTGATCCAG AGAAGGAGAATCTATGCTTGTATGGCTTTCCTAGTGAGCAATGGGAAGTCAATTTACCTGCCGAAGAAGTGCCTCCCGAGCTCCCAGAGCCTGCACTGGGAATTAACTTTGCGAGAGATGGCATGCAAGAAAAGGATTGGTTATCTTTGGTTGCTGTCCACAGCGATGCGTGGCTGCTTTCTGTTGCCTTCTATTTTGGTGCCAGATTTGGATTTGATAAGGCTGATAG GAAGCGACTCTTTAATATGATGAATGATCTTCCAACAATTTTTGAAGTTGTGACTGGTACTGCCAAGAAACAAGTAAAGGAGAAGTCATCTGTATCAAATCATGGTAGCAGCAAATCCAAGTCGAACTCCAAATCG CAGCGGCCATCAGAACCTCCGGGGAAATATTCGAAAGCTTCACAGGCAAAGGACGAAGATGAGGTCTTGGACGAGGAAGACGAAGATGAGCACGGAGAGACCTTGTGTGGAGCCTGTGGAGAGAACTACGCATCAGACGAATTTTGGATTTGCTGTGACATCTGCGAGAAGTGGTTCCATGGCAAGTGTGTGAAGATTACTCCTGCTAGGGCTGAGCATATTAAGCAGTACAAGTGCCCATCATGCAGCAACAAGAGAGCTCGCCCTTGA